A single Bacteroidales bacterium DNA region contains:
- a CDS encoding alpha-amylase family glycosyl hydrolase, protein MRILTFLLFTALFITACKKDPEGTVNPPDPVDSSSFAVPKTEDIVLYEVNIRALSATGDFQGVIDRLDEIRALGANVIWLMPIHPVGQINSVNSPYCVQNYKEVNPEFGTLQHFQELVRQAHNLDIAVIIDWVANHTSWDNPWITNKDWYTQDGLGNIIHPSGTNWQDVADLNFGNAPMRLSMIEAMEYWVNVADIDGFRCDAADFVPFDFWQQAITALTNDLDKQLILLAEGARNDHFTAGFQMNYAWDFYNKLKGVFTQNQSAADLFTVNVNEYKNIPPGKHKLRFTTNHDESAWDATPVVLFNGKQGAMAASVMAICLKGIPLIYGSQEVGVSQTVPFFEHTTIDWSQNPDMLAEYKKILSLYNSSETVRYDSAIELKTYIHKDILAFQRINQQEKVIVLVNARNRVVTFTVPPELANTSWKNAFDDVQVILPASFEFQPYQYRVLKNF, encoded by the coding sequence ATGAGAATACTGACATTCCTCTTGTTCACTGCACTTTTCATCACAGCCTGCAAGAAAGACCCGGAAGGGACAGTAAATCCCCCGGATCCGGTGGATAGCAGCTCGTTTGCTGTGCCAAAAACCGAAGATATCGTATTGTACGAGGTGAATATCCGTGCGCTGAGTGCAACCGGAGATTTTCAGGGAGTCATTGATCGTCTGGACGAGATCCGTGCCCTGGGAGCCAACGTGATCTGGCTGATGCCCATCCATCCTGTAGGGCAGATCAATTCTGTCAACTCACCCTACTGCGTACAGAATTACAAGGAAGTCAATCCAGAGTTCGGCACGCTTCAGCATTTTCAGGAGCTGGTCAGGCAGGCTCACAACCTGGACATCGCCGTGATCATCGACTGGGTTGCCAACCACACTTCCTGGGACAATCCCTGGATAACCAACAAGGACTGGTACACCCAGGATGGGTTGGGAAACATCATACACCCGTCGGGCACGAACTGGCAGGACGTTGCTGACCTGAATTTCGGCAATGCACCGATGCGGCTTTCGATGATCGAAGCCATGGAATACTGGGTGAATGTGGCCGATATCGATGGATTCAGGTGCGATGCGGCTGACTTTGTACCCTTTGATTTCTGGCAGCAGGCCATCACTGCCCTGACCAATGACCTGGATAAGCAACTCATCTTGCTGGCAGAAGGTGCAAGGAACGATCACTTCACGGCCGGTTTTCAGATGAATTATGCCTGGGATTTCTACAATAAGCTCAAGGGCGTGTTCACTCAGAACCAGTCGGCAGCCGATCTGTTTACGGTCAATGTAAATGAGTACAAGAACATTCCACCGGGCAAGCATAAACTGCGCTTTACCACCAACCACGACGAATCAGCCTGGGATGCCACACCCGTAGTGCTCTTTAACGGCAAACAGGGCGCAATGGCCGCTTCGGTGATGGCCATCTGCCTCAAAGGCATTCCCCTGATCTATGGCTCCCAGGAAGTGGGTGTAAGCCAAACGGTTCCCTTTTTCGAACACACAACGATCGACTGGTCACAAAATCCGGATATGCTGGCGGAATACAAAAAAATCCTTTCGCTGTACAATTCATCCGAAACGGTACGATACGATTCAGCGATCGAACTGAAGACCTATATCCATAAAGACATTCTGGCCTTTCAACGGATCAACCAGCAGGAGAAGGTGATCGTACTGGTCAATGCACGAAACAGGGTAGTTACCTTCACCGTTCCTCCTGAGCTGGCAAACACATCGTGGAAGAATGCTTTTGACGATGTACAGGTAATTCTCCCTGCCAGCTTTGAATTTCAACCTTACCAGTACAGGGTGCTGAAGAACTTTTGA
- a CDS encoding heavy metal-associated domain-containing protein, with protein sequence MAIVRQTYPVTGMTCASCAGSVESLLSSIAGVHRVSVNLASNTVMIEFDVTMTNP encoded by the coding sequence ATGGCAATTGTCAGACAGACATATCCTGTTACCGGCATGACCTGCGCTTCGTGCGCAGGGAGTGTGGAGAGCCTGCTGTCATCCATCGCGGGAGTCCACAGGGTCAGCGTAAACCTGGCTTCCAACACGGTTATGATCGAGTTTGACGTGACAATGACCAATCCTTAA